In Methylotenera sp. L2L1, the following proteins share a genomic window:
- a CDS encoding autotransporter assembly complex protein TamA, with amino-acid sequence MNKRLIIYVFFLYVTFLCGSAPAYADNNSYQVEIEAPSPLESLLQNHLDIIKWRKNPRMSPGEWKRLSAEAHQQIKDLLATEGYFSPSINLQATQNNSEYVAKFMIEPGNPAVIDKVDITFTGDITQQPAKATPSQQQIRDEWPLKSGMTFTQTAWSEAKRNLLSKLLVNRYPNATITDTKAVIDANQQTASLQITVDSGSTVHFGDILIEGLQRYPENIIHNLNPIKPNEVYSQAQLLTFQTRLQESGYFRVVEVTSDAKTASQETNLAPIKVKVDENQSIKLSTGVGYSTNTGARTQLTVDHLNLFNRNWRMTSSLRLEEKLQSISGVIRLPTTENGYRDSANAATTRTEIEGQTTTVTQAGVKRAWGTLKREQYVGANILSEHVKLDSAESSDNYAATLGYGITLRRTDNNLNPTRGYLFNAQFNGAPLASLSNGTFLQSYFKTQAYYPITKSTQLIARAELGMVNGKNSAPAAFLFRAGGDQSVRGYGFQSLGVTEGDAIVGGRYLATGSIEIIQWLTPEWGAAIFTDFGNAANTVKDLKPVYGYGLGARWKSPVGPIGADIAYGQETDEYRMHFNIGVIF; translated from the coding sequence TTGAATAAGCGCCTTATCATCTACGTGTTTTTTTTGTACGTGACTTTCTTATGTGGGAGCGCGCCCGCATATGCGGATAACAATAGCTACCAAGTAGAAATTGAAGCGCCCTCCCCCTTAGAGTCTCTGCTACAGAATCATCTCGACATCATCAAATGGCGTAAAAATCCGCGGATGTCACCTGGCGAGTGGAAGCGCCTATCCGCAGAAGCGCATCAACAAATCAAAGACTTACTGGCAACAGAAGGTTATTTCTCACCAAGCATCAACCTGCAAGCGACACAAAATAATAGCGAATATGTTGCTAAATTTATGATTGAGCCAGGCAACCCTGCTGTAATAGACAAGGTCGACATCACCTTCACTGGTGACATTACACAACAACCAGCTAAAGCGACACCGAGCCAGCAGCAAATTCGTGATGAATGGCCACTAAAATCTGGCATGACGTTCACTCAGACCGCTTGGTCAGAAGCAAAGCGCAACTTACTGAGCAAGCTACTAGTTAACCGTTACCCAAATGCAACTATCACTGACACCAAGGCAGTCATCGATGCCAATCAACAAACTGCATCATTGCAAATCACAGTAGATAGCGGCAGCACTGTGCATTTTGGTGACATACTCATCGAAGGCCTGCAACGCTATCCTGAAAACATCATCCACAACCTTAACCCGATTAAGCCGAATGAGGTATATAGCCAAGCGCAGTTACTGACTTTTCAAACTCGTTTACAAGAGAGCGGCTATTTCCGCGTGGTAGAAGTGACCTCAGATGCTAAAACAGCCTCTCAAGAAACCAACTTGGCGCCAATTAAAGTAAAAGTCGATGAGAATCAATCGATTAAGCTCAGCACAGGTGTGGGTTACAGTACCAACACTGGCGCACGTACACAGTTGACTGTAGATCACTTGAACTTGTTTAACCGCAATTGGCGGATGACTTCCAGCCTCAGATTAGAAGAAAAACTACAATCCATCTCTGGTGTCATTCGGCTGCCAACAACCGAAAATGGTTATCGTGATAGTGCCAATGCCGCCACCACACGCACAGAGATTGAAGGACAAACGACCACGGTGACACAAGCAGGCGTGAAGCGCGCATGGGGAACACTTAAACGTGAGCAGTATGTTGGGGCCAATATACTGTCCGAACACGTTAAGCTAGATAGCGCAGAATCGTCCGATAATTATGCAGCGACATTAGGCTATGGCATCACATTAAGACGCACCGATAACAATTTGAACCCTACGCGTGGCTATCTGTTTAATGCGCAGTTTAATGGTGCGCCGTTAGCATCACTTTCTAATGGTACTTTCTTGCAAAGCTATTTTAAAACACAGGCCTATTACCCAATTACCAAAAGTACGCAACTCATCGCCCGTGCTGAACTAGGGATGGTCAATGGTAAAAATAGCGCACCTGCAGCTTTTCTATTCCGCGCTGGTGGCGACCAATCGGTACGTGGTTACGGCTTCCAAAGCTTAGGTGTCACCGAAGGCGATGCGATTGTGGGTGGGCGCTATCTTGCTACTGGCAGTATTGAAATCATTCAATGGCTAACCCCTGAGTGGGGAGCCGCCATCTTTACTGACTTTGGTAATGCCGCCAACACCGTTAAAGATTTAAAACCTGTCTATGGATACGGCTTGGGGGCCAGATGGAAAAGCCCTGTCGGCCCGATTGGTGCTGATATTGCCTATGGACAGGAAACAGACGAATATCGCATGCATTTCAATATCGGGGTGATATTCTAA
- a CDS encoding translocation/assembly module TamB domain-containing protein: MTRYLQILMVSIALLLLPAAHSESTISVSTSLDTFSYDLDSIHLKLEKLSARWQLSPFGEGDLLVEQLKAKRLTITVKNSDTESKESPLPKSIKLPFPITIEQSEINEVIVVTGEDRQTFHNVKLNFEGNAKKLKLNLSHASTPWGEASAHINMSATKPFNLTGDVSLKKTNTDYPYDVKAQLGGNLNIINIHSKSWLALQDRKINLLKSDTKQAGAQLIIDAQLELNKNYAMQVHGQLLELSPARLGNYPEALLNVEVNLDGALKPTLNAALTITAHDSVWQQQAVSGLVKAQLNGQTLEQLTFAVNIANNQIKGTGNINKENMHLTWQADLPDMSRFDQTYAGQISANGTIDGAIDNPSATLKLLAQKLRLSKDLQIEHLTGDANITAGGNGTIAATIDAQKIEFGSYAPINGNIRLKGTQADHTITITAENKENKLQSTLKGGIQLKQSSAKKQWLGVLQQLDYAGGTPIKLKDAAPLSVDLEQLSLKQALLTLKNGAINVEHIHIGNGVLDSKGSLEKITLDDLPPNLLQLPNTLSSNAVFSGKWFLETKDTINAHFSLWRDSGDITFKKPDGTLLPLELLETKVELNVINNELAAKVSLNGKNIGTLNAETATRLTKEDAGFSLHNNAPFKLTSHAQLNTLLWLPMPSSMLDADLDGQLTLSANADGTIEHPNLSGAINGEKISFNLPSEGIQLNNGTFQARFENDQLHIEQMVWQGGSGNLSANGWLQLNQGKPTIDLAWAADQFTILSRTDRLLTLSGTGKTVLADSLLNISGDFTVNKGLIELAQEDTPTLSDDVVILGQAIVEKDTSLQILLNGLHIKLGDDFTLRGRGLDAQLTGALTLTGLTEYRPYTEGSINVEKGTFMAYGQILTIERGILNFNGPMDNPGLNIRAMRNSKPVNAGVEITGSATIPVVKLVSDPNVPETDKLAWLVLGHGTEQAGKNDFALLSLAAGALFSQGQSVPLQSQIARAAGLDEFSFAGGDAENASLTLGKRLTSQLYLSYAKSISSLQDVARLTFNITPRWALRAEAGNESAVDVLYTFSFK; the protein is encoded by the coding sequence ATGACACGCTACCTGCAAATCCTAATGGTGAGCATTGCCTTATTGCTATTGCCCGCTGCGCATAGTGAATCAACCATTAGTGTCAGTACCAGCTTAGATACTTTTAGCTATGACCTAGACAGTATTCATCTGAAACTAGAAAAACTCAGCGCACGCTGGCAGCTTTCACCTTTTGGCGAGGGAGATTTACTGGTAGAACAATTAAAAGCAAAACGCCTGACTATTACCGTTAAAAACAGCGACACTGAATCTAAAGAATCGCCATTACCTAAAAGTATCAAACTGCCTTTTCCCATTACTATCGAACAGTCAGAAATTAACGAAGTGATTGTTGTAACAGGGGAAGATAGGCAGACATTTCACAATGTTAAATTAAATTTTGAGGGGAATGCAAAGAAACTCAAACTGAATTTATCTCATGCAAGCACGCCGTGGGGAGAAGCTTCGGCACACATCAATATGAGCGCAACCAAGCCATTTAACCTCACAGGTGATGTTTCACTCAAAAAAACAAATACGGATTACCCTTATGACGTTAAAGCGCAGCTGGGCGGCAATCTCAATATTATCAACATCCATTCGAAATCATGGTTAGCACTACAAGATAGAAAAATAAACCTATTAAAATCAGATACTAAACAAGCTGGCGCACAACTCATTATTGATGCACAGCTTGAGTTGAATAAAAACTATGCAATGCAGGTACATGGTCAGCTTCTGGAACTATCCCCTGCCCGTTTAGGCAATTATCCAGAAGCATTACTCAATGTAGAGGTAAACCTAGACGGTGCACTAAAACCCACATTAAATGCAGCCCTCACCATCACAGCACATGATAGTGTTTGGCAACAACAAGCAGTATCAGGCTTAGTAAAAGCACAATTAAACGGCCAAACTCTGGAACAACTAACGTTTGCAGTGAATATTGCCAATAATCAAATTAAAGGCACAGGCAATATCAATAAAGAAAATATGCACTTAACATGGCAGGCAGATTTACCTGACATGAGTAGGTTTGATCAAACCTACGCTGGACAAATAAGTGCAAACGGTACGATTGACGGTGCCATTGACAACCCATCAGCAACACTCAAACTACTCGCGCAAAAACTCCGCCTGTCTAAAGACTTACAGATTGAGCACTTAACAGGTGATGCCAACATCACAGCTGGTGGAAACGGCACGATTGCCGCAACCATTGACGCACAAAAAATAGAATTCGGGAGCTACGCCCCTATCAATGGGAATATCCGATTAAAAGGCACACAAGCTGACCATACCATCACCATCACCGCAGAAAACAAAGAGAATAAATTACAAAGCACGCTCAAAGGTGGCATTCAACTTAAGCAGTCATCAGCAAAAAAACAATGGCTAGGTGTATTGCAACAACTAGATTACGCAGGAGGCACACCTATCAAGCTTAAAGACGCTGCACCGCTCAGTGTTGACCTTGAGCAGCTATCGCTCAAGCAAGCATTACTCACACTGAAAAATGGTGCTATTAATGTCGAACACATACATATAGGCAACGGCGTATTAGATAGCAAAGGCTCACTAGAGAAGATAACCTTAGATGACCTGCCGCCAAACTTATTACAACTACCGAATACGCTGAGCAGTAATGCAGTTTTCTCAGGGAAATGGTTCCTTGAAACTAAAGATACAATCAATGCTCACTTTAGCTTGTGGCGTGATAGCGGAGATATCACTTTTAAAAAGCCAGACGGCACATTGTTACCATTAGAGTTATTAGAAACAAAAGTGGAACTTAACGTTATCAACAATGAGTTAGCAGCTAAGGTCAGTTTAAATGGGAAAAATATTGGCACACTGAATGCTGAAACAGCAACCCGACTTACAAAAGAAGATGCAGGGTTTAGCTTACATAACAATGCACCATTTAAGTTAACCAGCCACGCCCAACTCAATACATTGCTCTGGCTCCCCATGCCATCATCCATGTTGGATGCAGACCTTGATGGTCAACTAACACTATCTGCAAACGCAGATGGCACGATTGAGCACCCCAACCTGAGCGGCGCTATTAATGGCGAAAAAATCAGTTTCAACCTGCCCTCAGAAGGCATTCAATTAAACAATGGTACATTTCAAGCACGCTTTGAAAATGACCAGCTACACATTGAGCAAATGGTCTGGCAAGGCGGCTCAGGCAACCTAAGTGCAAACGGCTGGTTACAGCTTAATCAAGGCAAACCAACCATAGACCTTGCTTGGGCAGCAGATCAATTTACAATACTTTCCAGGACAGATCGCCTGCTCACATTAAGTGGCACAGGTAAAACCGTGCTCGCTGACAGCTTACTCAATATTTCAGGTGATTTCACCGTCAACAAGGGTTTGATAGAACTCGCGCAAGAAGATACACCCACGTTAAGTGATGATGTTGTGATTTTAGGACAAGCTATTGTAGAAAAAGATACTTCATTACAAATTCTACTCAATGGTTTGCATATCAAACTAGGCGATGACTTTACCCTACGCGGACGTGGTTTAGACGCACAATTAACAGGCGCATTAACACTGACTGGCCTTACGGAATACAGACCATACACCGAAGGCAGCATCAATGTCGAAAAAGGCACCTTCATGGCTTATGGCCAGATATTAACCATTGAACGCGGTATTTTAAATTTTAATGGCCCGATGGATAACCCAGGTCTAAATATCCGTGCCATGCGCAATAGCAAACCAGTCAATGCAGGTGTTGAAATAACAGGGAGTGCAACCATTCCAGTAGTGAAACTAGTCTCAGACCCCAACGTACCAGAAACGGATAAACTCGCATGGTTAGTGCTGGGTCACGGCACAGAACAAGCTGGGAAGAATGATTTTGCATTACTCTCGCTCGCCGCTGGCGCTCTGTTCTCACAAGGACAATCTGTACCACTACAAAGCCAAATAGCGCGCGCTGCTGGGCTGGACGAGTTTAGTTTCGCTGGCGGCGATGCTGAGAATGCATCACTTACGTTAGGCAAGCGGCTCACCTCACAACTGTATCTCAGTTACGCAAAAAGCATCAGCAGCCTACAAGATGTCGCCAGACTCACCTTCAACATCACACCACGCTGGGCATTACGCGCCGAAGCTGGCAATGAAAGTGCTGTCGATGTGTTATATACTTTCAGCTTCAAGTAA
- the wrbA gene encoding NAD(P)H:quinone oxidoreductase, with the protein MNEILVLYYSQGGAVREMAQLIARGVQSVDGIKARIRTVPKVSTNCEATESDIPSTGDPYVELQDLEECIGLALGSPTRFGNMAAPMKYFLDGTTALWLKGALAGKAAAVFTSTGSMHGGNETTLITMMLPLMHHGMIMVGLPYSEPALSATTSGGTPYGASHVGGAMDDKPISDDEKKLCLALGKRLAESALKLSRKL; encoded by the coding sequence ATGAACGAAATCCTAGTCCTATATTATTCTCAAGGTGGCGCAGTACGTGAAATGGCGCAGTTGATTGCCCGCGGCGTGCAAAGCGTAGATGGCATTAAAGCGCGTATTCGCACTGTCCCTAAAGTATCAACCAATTGCGAAGCCACAGAATCTGACATCCCTAGCACAGGTGACCCATACGTTGAATTGCAGGATTTAGAAGAATGTATAGGCTTGGCATTAGGCAGCCCTACCCGCTTCGGTAACATGGCGGCACCGATGAAATATTTTCTTGATGGTACTACTGCACTTTGGTTAAAAGGTGCACTGGCTGGCAAAGCCGCCGCTGTGTTTACCTCGACGGGCTCGATGCATGGTGGTAACGAAACCACGCTTATCACCATGATGCTGCCGTTAATGCACCACGGCATGATCATGGTCGGCTTACCGTATTCAGAGCCTGCACTATCAGCCACCACCTCTGGCGGCACACCTTATGGTGCAAGCCATGTTGGCGGTGCCATGGATGACAAACCCATCAGCGATGATGAAAAGAAACTGTGTCTCGCACTAGGTAAACGCCTCGCTGAGTCTGCGTTAAAGTTATCAAGAAAACTTTAA
- a CDS encoding HugZ family protein → MANLHLDARQFLRSTRTAILSTHSTKFEGYPFGSVAPFVLDHQCQPIILISNIAEHTKNIAANPKVSLLVFAGAEDLQANARLTLLGSANAINKNEDANLRERYLRYLPQASGYFDMHDFAFYRIKIETARYIAGFGKMGWLSGDDLINDIPTDALLANQEAQIIAHMNTDHADSLIRYCQHVHGVQATHASMLGIDCDGFDVHATVGDKTTIFRFNFETKIHDAQSARAALVSLSKSVNL, encoded by the coding sequence ATGGCCAATTTACACCTAGATGCCAGGCAATTTCTAAGAAGCACTCGCACCGCTATACTATCAACCCATTCGACAAAATTTGAAGGCTATCCATTTGGCTCGGTCGCCCCGTTTGTATTAGATCACCAATGCCAACCAATCATATTGATTAGCAACATTGCAGAACACACCAAAAACATCGCTGCCAACCCAAAAGTATCACTGCTAGTGTTTGCAGGGGCTGAAGACTTACAAGCGAATGCAAGGCTCACGCTACTAGGTAGCGCCAATGCAATCAATAAAAACGAAGATGCTAACTTGAGAGAGCGGTATTTACGTTACCTACCACAAGCGAGCGGCTATTTTGATATGCATGATTTTGCTTTTTATCGTATAAAAATTGAAACAGCGCGCTATATTGCTGGTTTTGGCAAAATGGGCTGGCTATCGGGTGATGATTTAATCAATGACATCCCTACAGATGCATTACTAGCCAATCAGGAAGCACAAATTATTGCGCATATGAATACAGACCATGCCGATAGCTTAATCCGTTATTGTCAGCACGTGCACGGTGTCCAGGCTACGCATGCAAGCATGCTAGGAATCGATTGCGACGGCTTCGATGTGCATGCCACCGTTGGCGACAAAACAACTATTTTTCGCTTTAACTTTGAAACAAAAATCCATGATGCTCAATCGGCAAGAGCTGCATTGGTAAGCCTCTCAAAATCAGTCAACCTTTAA
- a CDS encoding DUF2069 domain-containing protein: MLNKLQLGASISLIALILLTLAWETVLAPLKPGGSLLMLKALPLLLPLFGILRGKRYTYQWSCMFILFYFTEGAVRAWADTGLSAKLALLEVILTILFFTCTIFYARLTRQPKQISVENA; the protein is encoded by the coding sequence ATGCTTAACAAACTTCAGCTGGGTGCTTCGATTAGCCTCATCGCACTTATTTTACTCACGCTCGCATGGGAAACCGTTTTGGCGCCGTTAAAGCCTGGCGGCTCACTGCTCATGCTCAAGGCTTTACCGCTGTTACTGCCTTTGTTTGGTATTTTGCGAGGCAAACGCTACACCTACCAATGGTCGTGTATGTTCATACTATTTTACTTCACAGAAGGTGCAGTTCGCGCTTGGGCTGATACAGGTCTTTCTGCCAAACTTGCGTTACTAGAGGTCATCCTTACAATCTTATTCTTTACATGTACAATTTTTTACGCACGACTAACACGTCAACCAAAGCAAATCAGCGTAGAAAACGCGTAA